GTGGCGAGTCCTGGTTCATGGTGTCGCAGATGTGCAGTTTGCCGTCGGGGGTCCGGCAGAGCCACGCCCAGCCGCTGGCGAACCGGCCCATGGCCGCCTTGGTGAACTGCTCCTTGAACGCGTCGAAGCCGCCGAACGTCTTTTTCAGGTCATCGGCGAGCGGACCCTTGGGCTGGCCGCCCTTGCCGGGGCCCATGATGTTCCAGAAGAACGTGTGGTGATAATGCCCGCCGCCGTTGTTGATGACCGCCGGGCGGATGTCCGCGGGCACCTGCTCGATCTCGCGCAGCACCTGCTCGATCGGCTTGGCGGCGATGGCGGGGTGTTTTTCGAGCGCCTTGTTCAAGTTGGTGGTGTACGCGACGTGATGCTTGTCGTGGTGGAACTCAAACGTCCGCGCGTCAATGTGCGGCGCAAGGGCGTCGTACGCATAGGGCAGCGGGGGAGTTTCGTAAGCCATGGTGTGTCTCCTGGTGACCGGTCGTGCCGTTCCCTGATGTCCGTGGCCGCTCGCGGCCAAGCCGCGCGGCAGGCCCCCAAAGTTGAATTGCGTCGCTGACCGGCCGCCGGCTACGACTCGGCGCGCTGCCGGTAAAGGCCGGGCTCAACGACTTTGCACATCGCCGTCGTATCCAGCCGCCCGCCGAGGAATTCGTTGATCGCTTTCACCGGCGGCTGCGGGTCTTTCAGCATTTCGTTGTAGTTGACGTAGAGGATGCGGAAGTTGGGCTGCCGGGCGACCCAGGCTTCGAACTCGCTGAGCTGCTTCTTGAACAGCTCGATCAGCTTCTCTTTGGGCAGGTCGCCGCCCTCGCGCCCGCGGCGGCTCAGCATCACGTCCTGTGACTTGATCACTTCGTGCAGGTGGCGCTGCATGAACACGACGTAGTACGTGCGATCGGGCGGCAGGTCATACAGCAGGCGGTAGACCATCTTGACGACCTTGCCGCCGGCCTGCTTGAGCCAGGAGGGGTCTTCCTTGGTCTTCTTGACGGGCTCGAACTCGTAGTAGCCGCGCGGATTGTCTTCATCGGCGGCGCGGATGTTGTCAACGAGCGCGGGGATGCCGGCGGCCTCGAGCATCCGCATCATCATGGAGGTTCCGGACCGGGGCAGGCCGGACACGATCGTGACCAGGTCGGGATTGGTGACTGTCATAGCTGGCATCTACTCCGCGCCTCACAGGGGAATCCTTCGCGAGTACGCCCATTCTAGGGCCCGCGCATGCTCATGCAAGCGCGAGCGGGCGGCGCTGCGTGTCGGTTGACGCCTGCCCGGCCGGGCCTGAAAATGGGCCCGCGTGGTGCATGTCGACGCCGCCGGCCGCAAATCGGCGCTGTGAAGGCAGGGTGTGGCATGGAATCGTGGGAACTGTTGCGGGACGCGACGGAGCAGGCGGGCGTGAAAGCCGTGGCGGCCCGATTGGGACTGAGCACGGCGCTGGTCTACAAGTGGTGCCAGGAACCGCCGACCCACGATCCGGACGCGTCGGGGGCGCGCAACCCGCTCGACCGCCTCAAGATGCTTTTCGAGGTGACGCGCGATGCCCGTCTGATCAACTGGATCTGCAACGCCGCCGACGGCTTCTTCGTGCTGAACCCGCGCCTGCCGCCCGGCGAGCGCGAAGAGCAACTTCTGGGCACCACCCAGCGCGTCGTGCAGGACTTCGGTGAATTGCTCTCGGACATCAGCCGCAGTATCCGGAACGACGGGCTCATCACAGCCGACGAGGCGGGCACGATCCGGCAGTCGTGGGAGAAACTGAAGTCGCAGGCCGAGTGCTTCGTGGCGGCCTGCGAAAAGGGCCTCTACGCGCGGCCGCCGCAGAAGTAGCCGCGCGGCAGGGCGGCTGCCCACCTCAGGGCGCGCTCCGCCGCGACAGACCGATCATCGCGATCCACAGGACGACGACGGCGGCCGTCTGGGCGCCGGCTGCGCGCGCCGCCGGCCACGCCAACAGCATGATCGCTACCAGCCAGCCGCTCAGCGCAACAACGGTGCCAAGCGGCGCGCGATGCTCCACCCGCCACGCGCGGATGAGGTGATCCGTCAGTAGCGCCAGCGGCCAATAGGCCAGTGGCAGGTAGTGCGTCCAGACCAGCGGCGACGCGAGCAGCATCAGGCAGCACCACGCGCCGAACTGCGCACGCAATGTGCGCACGCCATCCACATCCTCCGGTGGCCAGCGGTGGACACCCCACATCGTGGCGGCGACGCACCCGCCGACGAAGAGGGCCATCAACGCCAGGTAGAGACTGACCAGCGCGGGGCGCGGCAGGTCCGTGACGTTCACCCGCAGCGCGCCGGCCGCCTCCTTGCCGCCGTCGAGCGGGGTGAGGAGGCGCCGCAGCACGATCGGCACGGCGTTGTTGCTGTACATCGCCTTCTGCGGCTGGTCGGCGGTCAGCGTCGTGATCGCGGAGCCGCCCTGCACCGCGCCTCGGAAGAATTCCTGGTGCAGTTGCACCGTCCGCGATCCGCCGACCGCGAGCACGGGTAAGCCGAGGCCCAGGATGACGACCACGGCGGCAGCAGTGCCGGCGGCGTGCCAGCGGCGTTTGAGTAACAGGAAAACAACCAGTACGCCCGGGAGGAGCTTGATCAGAACGGCCAGGCCGAGCGCACAGCCGGCGGCCGTGTCGCGTCCGCGCTCCAGCAGGTACCACGCGGTCACGATCAGAAAGAGCACGAGCAGCCCGACGTTGCCGAGGACCGCGCAGGAATGGACATAGGGCAGCACGAGGGCAACGGAGAGCAGCAGGGCGAGGCGCGGGCCGCGGCGCAATGCGTCGTTCAGCAGGGACTCCGCCAGGTAGACGGTCACGCCGAACAGGCCCAGGCTGAGCAGCGTGAACACGACGATGGCGACGTGCAGGGGGAGCAGCCCCCACGGCAACATGAAGATCGTGAAGAACGGCAGGTAGTTGTGAACGCCGAGCTGCGTGGAGATCTCGCCCGTCTGGCGGAAATGCACCGCGTTTTCCCAGAAGTCGCGGAAGTCCGACGTGCTCTCGGCGCGCCAGGCGGCAACGACCGCGATCAGGATGGCGTAAACGAGAGCGGCGGCGAGCAGTGCGTGCCATTCGCGGGGAGGGAGTCGGGATGTGCGCGGTTGGTCAGTCATGTGGGCCGCGCTTGCCGACGGAACAACACGAAGGCGTACAGGCGCGCCAGGTGCCGGAGATAGCGGAGTTGCTCGGCGATGTTGAGTTTCGTCTGGCCGGCAGCGCGGTCGGTGAACGAGATCGGGATCTCGACGACGTTTCGCCAGCGGTGTCGCACGATCAGCTCGAGCGCGATCTTGTAGCCGACCGGGCGAAGCTCCGTGAGACGCAGGTCACGTCGCCGGACGGCGAAGAAGCCGGACATCATGTCGCGGACCGGCGTTAGCGGCCGGGCGAGCAGGCGGCCCACGAGGCTGTTCAGGTGTCGGTGCAGCGGCCAGTGCAGATCGACGCGCCCGCCGGCGACGAAACGGCTCCCAATGGCCATCTCCACCCGTGGATCGCGCAGGTGGTCGACAAGCGCGGGGATGCTTTCGGGCGGGTGCGACAGATCGGCGTCCATGACGACCACGATTTCGCCGTGGGCGGCCTGCAGACCGGCGATGACGGCGGTGGCCAGTCCGCGCTCGGCGCGGCGCACCAGGCAGCGGACCGGGTACGTCTGGGCCAGGGCTTCAGCGGCGGCGGCGGTGCCGTCGGGCGAGTTGTCGTCGACGACGAGCAGCTCGGTCTCCGGCGGATCGAGCACATCGAAGACACGCCGGGCCAGCGGCGCGAGGTTCTCGCGCTCGTTGTAGGTGGGCACGACCACGGTGACCCGCGCGGCGTTCAGTGTCATGGCGGTGCAGTGTAGCCGCCGGCGGCGACATTGCGTAGCACCGCAGATGGGGCATGTGGCCGATATTGATGGAGACGGACCGGTCGCCGGATATTCAGCATCGCTGCGTGGCGGACTGCACCCTGGTCACTTCGTAGGCGCTCCTCCTCCAATGCCAGCAGTGTCCGGAGCTTGTGCCAGTCACGTCGGGTCGTGGCCCGTTGCGCTGTCTGTGGCTTAGCGCTGCATATGTCAGCGTCAGACAAAGCGAGCCGCCCCCTGTGATCGAGCCCAGGGGGCGGCAGCGGCGCTTAGCCGGATGCTACGCAATCGACTATGGGCCCTGCCTGGCTGTTGGTCTAATCACAGCAACTGGGGTACTCGATGGCGTACTGGGCCGGGTTCGTTAGCGCCAGAATGAATGGGTTGATATCCTTGAAATCGACCAGCCCGTCGCAGTTAAGATCGCCTGTGGTCATCAACCTCCATGTATCCGCGAGATCGTTGCTCACCCCCACATGTCCACCGAGCACCCAGAGTGTACAATGGTGGACCAATGCCGAATGAAGGGCACGCGGGCCCCACTGCGCGTCGGGAACCTGAAACCACTGCACGCCGTCCGGTGACCTCCACACGTCGTTGAGCAGTTCAGTGCCTGATCCGCGATAGCCGCCAAACAGCCACAGACTCCCCCTGAAAGTGATCAGTGCGTGGTGGCCGCGCGAGAGCCAACCGGGCTCATCCGTGGCGAGCACCCATTGCACGCCGTTTGTGGACCAATATACCTCGTCCGTATACCCACGCGACGTGTTTCCGCCCGTCAGCCACATGCGATCCTGGAAGACCGCGCCACGCTTACTGGCCGCGGGCATGAAGCCATCGGGGTCGCCATCCGCGCGCGCCTGAACCCAGGCTTCCCCATCCACCGTGTACCACGCGTCATTGACATAGGATCCGCCGACTTCGATGGCACCGCCGAGTACCCAGATCCGGTCATCAAACACCAATGGGCCGTGGCCGTATCTTGGCGCCCACGGCGCGGTAGGTTTCTGCTCCCAATTCATGCCGTCAGTCGAGCACCACACATCGTTGAAGCACCCCGAATTGTCTGTTCCACCCATGATCCAAATTCGGTCTTGATACACCACTGCGCCCAAGAGCTCGCGCGGTGCCCAGGGGGCGCTGGCCGTGGCTTCGATCCAATGCTCGCCGTCCGAGGACCGCCATACGTCGTTGAATAGCTGGCCGGTGGCCTCGGCGTAGCCGCCCATGACGAAGATCATGTCTTGAAATACGATGCTCGCGTGTCCGGACCGGGCGTCCCACGGCGCAGCTTGGGCAACGGACTGCCAGTACTGCCCGAGGGTCGGGGTCGCCTGGGCTCCCAGAGTTACGACGCTCACGACGATTAGCGTTCGTCTCAGTGCATCCATGTGCCTCTCCTTAATGGACTTGTGTGCTCTGACCGACACGCACGCGGACCGTCCGCGTGGCGTATGGTTGCTTTGGCCGCCGGTCTAACATTCGAGGCCCGTCTGACGGGCGGTGCCTGCTTTGGTGTCGACCGTGTCCCACGCCCCGCATCCGCCCGTACGTGCGTAGACGTCCGTCCTGTGGCGCAAAAAAATTCCCCCATACTCTGCTCACGTGGACCGATCGTGCGGCCGAGTGGACGCGGATCTGTAGCGCGCGATGCTCAGCATGGTAAAATGGTCGGCGGATGGGACACACGGCATGTCCGCAGGAGTGGAGAATCCGTTGACGCGACTGCTCGCTGCAGCGAGCGTGGGTGACCAAGCTGCTCAAGAACAACTCTGGCGGGCGGTGTACGACGAATTGCGTCGTGTTGCGCATCGCCAGATGAGCGCTGAACCAGGCGGTTGCGAGCTTCAAACGACTGTCCTTGTGCATGAGGCCTACCTCCGCCTGGTCGGTGACGGGCATATGGATTGGAACAGCGCCGGACATTTCTTCGCGGCCGCAGCACAGGCAATGCGCCGGATCCGCGTGGATTACGCACGTAGTAGCAGGAGCGCGAAGCGTGGCGGTGGCCGTCGCGCCGTCGGGGCGTGCGACGAACTGTCTGCCGGCGAAGAGAATCTGGACGCTGCCGAATTGCTTACGTTGGACGAGTCGCTGCAGCGCCTGGAACAGGAAGCACCGCGCGCAGCGCAGGTGGTGATGCTGCGATACTTCGCAGGATTGAATGTGGACGCGGTGGCGCGCATCTTGGATGTCTCGCCCCGCACTGTTGAGTTGGACTGGTGGTTTGCGCGGGCGTGGCTGAGGCGTGAGTTGACCAGCAAATAGCTTACGGGTGAGCTTGGTTTGGTGGGGCCGACTCTCCCCCATGGATCTGCGGCATGGGTGCAAGGCGATTGGAGCGCGTACAGGAGTTGTTCGCGGATGCGATCCAGCGGTTACCTGCCGATCGGGCCAGTTATCTCGACGAAGCCTGCGGTAACGACACCGAGCTGCGGGCAGAAGTGGAGGACCTTCTTGCTCATGCAGCCTCGGTACCGCCGCACTTCCTGGCTCCGCCGCCGGTACCACCGGATCTCGAGAGCCTGCTCGCGACCAGCACGTTGCCGGACACCAGCGCCGGTGCTCAAGATCCGCTGGTTGGCGAGCGGCTGGGGCGCTACGAGGTCATACGTGTAATCGCTGCCGGCGGCATGGCCACAGTGTACGAGGCGGTCCAGGACCGGCCGCGGCGAGCGGTGGCATTGAAGGTGCTTAAACCACACATGGTAACGCCCATGGTGCTGCGGCGTTTTCGGCTGGAGGCCGAGATTTTGGGGCATCTGCGGCACTCGAACATCGCACAAGTCTATCAGGCGGAGGTAGTTACGGCTCCAAAGGGCATGTCAGTCTGGGCGGGGAGCAGCGTGGCGTACCTCGCAATGGAATACATCCCGGGCGCGCCGACTATCACTGAGTACGCTGCGGCGAAGCTGCTCGACACGCGTCGGCGGCTCGCACTCTTTCTGCCTGTTTGCGAGGCGGTGCATTACGGGCACCAGAAGGGCATCATTCATCGCGACCTTAAGCCGGCGAACATCCTCGTTGGGGCAGATGGACAACCGAAAGTGATCGACTTCGGTATCGCGCGGGTCACAAACAAGGACATCGCGCTGACAACGCACGCTACTGATCTTGGGCAGCTGATTGGCACCGTGCAGTACATGAGCCCTGAGCAGTGCGCTGGCGATCCGCGCGATGTCGATGTGCGCACGGACGTCTACTCTCTGGGCGTAGTTTTATATGAACTGTTGTGCGGCGTGTTGCCGTACTGTGCCACCGGGTTGAGCGCCTGGGAGGCGATACGCCGGATTCAGCAGGAACAGCCACGTTTGCCATCGGCGGCTGTTAGCGGAAATATCGCGCTCGTTCGCCAGTTGCGAGGTTCGCTGGACGCGATCGTGCTCAAGGCGCTGGCCAAGGACCGCGAGCAGCGGTACGGCTCAGCCGCAGACTTGGCGCTCGATATCCGACGGCACCTGCAAGGCGAGCGCGTCGACGCACATCCGCCGAGCCCGTGGGCATCCACCGTGCGCTGGGTCATTCGGCACCCCATTTACACTACCGGCGCTGCTTGCAGTCTGATACTGGGGCTGACGGTGGTGTTAGTGCTGGTTATCGCGGAGAATCTGGCGCTCCGACCGGACCGCATTCAATTCGACGAGTTTCGCAAGGACCGTGCCACGCTGCTAACTGCCGGGAACCGCCCGCTGCGCAGCTGGGGAGACGGTACCGAGCGTGCCGTCGGGATGGCGGAGGTTCTGGCTCCGTCGCAAGCGGGGCGTCAACGGCTGGCCGTTGTGGGTCTGCCAGCAAGCACGTTGGAGTCCGAGGGCCCCGGAGTGTGTTGCTACGACCTGAGTCGGAGCCATCACGAGTTGCATTGGCGCCGCGTCGTCGAGGACAACGATATTCCAGGCGCGTTGCTGACGGACCCGAACCGCGTTTTTGCCTCAGAGACATTCGGGGTCCGGTCCGGCGTCGTGGCAGATGTGTTTACGGAGCTCCCGGAGATGGAGATCGTGGTCGCTTTCGGACACGACGACACGACGCAAGGTGCGCTTCACGTATATGACCTGAAGGGGGAGCGCCATTACCAGGCGTGGATAAACACCTTGGTCGACTCAGTCTGCTGGCTACGCGACGCCGGAGTGCTCATTTTGGCAGGAGTCAACGGCGAGTGCTTCATTGAGGACCGCGGCCTCGCTGCTGGTGCGAAGCGTTCACATCCTCCGGTTGTCCTCGCACTGCGCTTACGGCGAGGTCTCGACACCCGCGAGTACATTTCGAACGAGTCGGACAATCCGCAGCTCCGACCGGAGTGGAGCCTTTGCGTTATCGCTCCGCTAGATACGCGGGTGCGTCTGTACGTGGATTGTCCGCGTGAGACAGCGCCGGGTGGGGTGCGTCTCTCGGTATACCTGCCCAGCGATTACCCAGAGGCCCTTACGAGCCTCACGTGGCTGATCGATTCGTCCGGTGAGATCATCCGCGGCCCGCGTGCTGACGATACCTACGACCGCAATCGCAAACACCTGCCGGAGGGCGATCCGCGCAAGTTGCCGCCGATTGAAGCCTGGAGATTAATCCCGCTGCCGCCGTGTCGCGGCCAGTCACCAGGAGGCGGCGCTACCGCTCAGTTTCGGTGACTGGTAACTGCACGGCGGCATCTATCGCGGGCTTTAAAGGTGGCTGAAGACGGACTCGACAGGCGAAAACCAAACAAGTCACCGACTTTCACGGAGGATTCTTCGGCGGCCGGGGGAACTTACAGCTTCCCGGATCGTCTAAAATGAGTCAGAGACCGTCGGCGGGGGACGGTGAGGACCGGTAGTGCGCTGCCGCCGCACGTTGCCAGGCTGTCGATCGCCGGGGCTGCTGAGGGGGCCTGCGCTGATTCTCTCGGTGCTGCTGGTGTGGCCAGTCGGGGCGGCGGGGGATGTGTTTCAGCTTCGCAACGGTGGCAGTGTCTCGGGCGCGCTGCTTACGATCGACGAGGGGAATTACCGGATTCGGACGACCGTTGGGATCGTGAGCGTTCCCGCTTCTTCCGTCGTCGCCGTCGAGGAGGCTGCGACCCCATTCGAGGAATATGATCGCCGGGTGCGGGCGACGGCGGACACGGCTGACGAGCAGACGGAGCTGGCGGCTTGGTGTGATGAGCAGGGCTTGCGCGCGGAGCGGCGGCGGCACCTGCGTCGCGCGGTCGAGCTCGACCCGGACCACGCGGCGGCCCGTCGCGCGCTGGGTTATGTGCGCGTCGGGGCGCTGTGGGTCGACGGGCGGCGGGTCGCGGAAGCGGGCGGGGAGGCGGCGGCTGACAACGGTGATGAGGCGGTCGAGCCCGAGAAACTCGCGCGCGCGATCCAGGCGGAATGGAGTCAGCGGATTCGCGCGATCAAGCATTCGTTGCTGGACAGCTCGCTTGCACGGCTGGTCGACGAAGGGCGGGTGCGCATCCGCGAGATACGGGACCCGCTGGCGATCCTGCCCCTGGCACAGGTGCTGGGACTGGGCGACCGCGACAGTCGACTGCTGCTGGTCGAGATGTTGTCGCGGTTTCCGGAGGATGAGGCCACGCTGAACCTCGGCGTGCTGGGGCTCGTGGACGACGACGAGGACATTCGCGCGCGCGCGGTGGCGGCCCTCGCGCCGCGGAAGGACCCGCGCATCGTGGCGCAATATCGCGCCGCACTGCGCAGTGGCAGCGATGTCATCCTGGCCCGCGCCGCGACGGGACTCGCGCAGTTGCAGGCGCCCGAAGCGGTGCCGGACCTGATCGCCCTGCTCACCGCGCAGCGCGAGCGGTGGGTGGAAGTGCCGCTGCGTCAATACATGCGCACTTGGCCGCAGACATTCGTGACGATGACGACGGTCCACCTGTCCAGTGGCGGCGGGCTGGTCGTCCACCGGCCGGAAGTCGGCGTCTATCGCGATTTCGTCCTGTGGAACGAGCCGGTCCGCAACGAGTGGCAGTTCCGCGAGGTCACGGTGTACCGCACCGAGGTACTGGAGGCGCTCAAGCGGCTCACGGGGCAGAACTTCGGGTTCGAGGGCGAGGCCTGGCGGCGGTGGTACGAGGAGAGCCCGCGATGAAGCGATACGGCGTTTTGCTCGCGTGCGGCGTGGTGCTGGCCGCGGCCGCAGGCGAACCCCCGGATGATCAGCAGTTGATCGAGCGCGCACCGGGGCAGGTGGCGCCGCCCACGGCGCCTGCGGTGCCGCCGGAAGCTCTGAACCAGGCCGAGCAGGCCGCGCGGCAGGCGGCCAACCTGGCGGTCGCGCGCCTGGAAACCGTGCTGGGCCGGAAGGCGCTGGCGGCGGGTGACCTGACGACGGCGGTGCAGCATGCGCAGCGGGTGCTGGCGCTCTTGCGCGATGTGCCGGCAGACGCCGACGTCAGCGAATTCGAACTGCAGGCCGAGGGGATGCTGGCGCGCGCGGCGCGCGCCGGTGTGGCCCCGCGTGCCGGCGTCGAGGCACCCATGCCCACGGACGCGGCCGTGCCGCAGCCCGTGCGGCGCGGCGTGCCGGCGGTCGCGCGACACGGCTATCAGCCGGCGCCGGGGCTGGTGAACACCGCCGCGCTTCAAGCCGACGATCGGGAGAGCTTCGTATACCAGGAGGCGCTCCGCGAGGCGTACCGGCGTGACGAGGTCCGTGCGTTGATGGAGGCGGACGAGGCGCGCCTGATCCCGAACGGCATCGTCACCTATCCGCCGGACTGGCCGGAGCGCGTGGCGAGGCGGGAGAAGTGGAAGGACGGCGTGATCGCGCGTTCGCCGAGCTGGTATGACAAGGACGGGCGCGAGTGGTACATCGCGGTGTACGACGTGCAGGACCTGATCTACGTACCGCCGGACTTCAGCGTGGACGCGCGCTGGGCGGACCCGCGGTTCAGGACGCGGGACATGCTGGACCGTCAGGCGTTGCGCGACGGCAGCATGATCTTTCGTGGAAGTGCGCTGGACCTGGCCGCGGGCATTCCGTTGTTGCGTTACTTCGGGGGGATCGACCCGTATGCGGCGCGCGGGCCGCGGTACAGCGCACAGAAGCAACAGGAACTGGTCGAGATGATCAAGGCCTTCACCGGCGGCCAGGTGGATGCGCTACCGGTGAACGTGCCGCCGGAGCAGTGACGTCCGGGCGATGGTTTTTCGAATGCGGCAGCGCGGCGCCGGGGGGCCGCGCTGCTGCCTGGGGGGATGTGCCCGGGAGGCGGCCGGGCGTTACAAACTCCGTGTGCATCTGTAGTAGCCGCTGGTAGGGGGTCAGGTACACTATTTCATAGAGCGGTGGAGCGGTCGGTATGGGCCGGCCGGGCGGAGAGCGAGACCATGCCCCTGGAATGTCCGCGCTGCAGATCCTGGAACCCGGAGCTGGCCCGGTTCTGCCGTAACTGCGGGCTGGCCCTGATCGCGGGTGCGGAGGGTGTGCTCGGCGCGGGCCGGGCGCCGCATCCGGAGCCGCTGACGCCGCCGGACGGCTGCCAGGAGATCGAGGCGGCGCGGGACCTGTACTTTCGCTGGCACGCGGTGGGTGGCGGGGTGCCGCTGCTGGGTACGGAGCCGCTGGTGGTGAAGGTGTTCAACGGCGGCTATGACCTGCGCGCGGTGCTCCTGCGTATCAGCGGCACGGGTAGCGCGGGCCTGGTGCTCCTGGCGGCCCAGCGCGAGATCGAGGACTGGCCGCGGGGCGCGACGGTGGCGCTCGAGATTCCCTCGTACGAGCTGCCGGACCCCGTGCAGACGTTGACGGTTGAGCTGGTGCAGGCGGAGTTTGGCAAGCCGGCGTGACGAGCGCCGGCGCTCGAGAAAGGAAGGCTGCAATGGCACCTGGGTTGATCGTGGCGGACATCATGGGACCTGGGTTGATCGTGGCGGGCATCCTGATCCTGTTCCTGCTGGTCATCATCGCGAGCGGCATGTTCACGGTGCAGCAGCAAACGCACGCCGTGGTGGAATGCTTTGGCCGTTTCCGCAAGATTTCGCCGCCGGGGCTGAACTTCAAGTGGCCGCTGATCGAGAGCATCGCGGGCCGGGTGACTCACCGCGTGCAGGAGCTGGAGATCAAGGTCGAGTCGAAGACGAAGGACGACGTGTTCGTGGACCTGATCATCGCCGTGCAGTACTACGTGCCGGAGAATCCGGAGGCTGTACGCTCGGCGTTCTACCGGCTGACGAACCCGCGGCAGCAGATCAGCTCGTACGTGTTCGACACGGTGCGGGCGCTGGTGCCGGACATGGCGGTGGACCACGTGTTCGCCGAGAAGGACAAGATCGCGCAGGCGGTGAAGGACCGGCTGCAGGACACCATGCAGCAGTTTGGCTTCACGATCCTGCAGTCGCTGGTGAACGACATCCAGCCGGACGCAAAGGTCAAGGACGCGATGAACCAGGTCAACGCCAGCGCGCGGCTGAAGGAGGCCGCGAAGAACGAAGCGGAAGCGCAGAAGATCCGCGTGATCGCGGCGGCCGAAGCTGAGGCGCGGGCGAAGGAGCTGCAGGGTGTGGGTATCGCGCGGCAGCGCCTGGCGATCGCGAACGGCTTGAAGGAGTCGGTGGCGGCCTGCTCCGAGGCCGGCATCTCGCCGGAGGAAGCGACGAAGATGGTGTTGCTCACGCAGCACTACGACACGGTCACCGCGGTCGGCGCGCACAGCAAGTCGACGATCATGATGGTGCCGTACAGCCCGCAGGGTATGTCGCAGGTGTCGGAGCAGATCACGGCGGCCCTGCTGACGACCGCCGAGGCGGAGCGCGTGACAGCGGTCCGGGCGCCGAAGGCTCCACCGAGCGCGTAGCCGCAGTTCGGTACGCAGGCGTTTGACGCTCCCTCGGTCCCCGCGCCAAGACGGAGGCGCGTCACAAAACAACTGGGGCGAGCGCGCCACTGGCGCGCTCGCCCACCCCCCTTTCTCCTCCTCAGTTCGTCAGCGTCCTAGCGGCGGCGGAGCAGGCCGACCGCACCGAGGGCCAGCAGCAGGCTGGTCGGCTCGGGGACGATGGTGCCAGCAATCAGGATGTTGTCGAAGCGGTTGTTGCCGTTGGTCGACGTGGCCCCGCTCAGCGTGACGCGGATCAGGTTGTTCTCGTGGCCGCTGGTGGCTGCGAAGACATCGCCGAAGTTGACGGTGTGCAGCACCCAGGTGCTGGTCTGCTGCGCCGCGTGCGACTCGAAGAAGGTCCACGACGCGCCGTTGTCGGTCGAGTAGGAGTACGAGTGCGTGTTGAAGCCCGTGCCCGTGCCGCGCGTGGCGTACGTCAGCACGCAATCTTCGATCGCGTCGTCGAGTTCGATCAGGAAGTAACGGCCGTTGTTTTCCGTGCCGAGGATCGAGAAGCTCCCGCCCGCCGTGGGCGTGGGCGAGATGTCATTCAGCACGTTGCCGGCGTAGCTGCCGAAATTCTGGTTCTCGGCGCCACCGTTGGTGCCGAAGAGATTGCCGAAGCTGGTGTCGCCGGGGGCCTGCCAGACCGAGATTTCGGCCGTGCCGGTGCCCAGGTCGTTGGGGTAGTCGGTCTGC
This DNA window, taken from Phycisphaerae bacterium, encodes the following:
- a CDS encoding DUF2029 domain-containing protein, translating into MTDQPRTSRLPPREWHALLAAALVYAILIAVVAAWRAESTSDFRDFWENAVHFRQTGEISTQLGVHNYLPFFTIFMLPWGLLPLHVAIVVFTLLSLGLFGVTVYLAESLLNDALRRGPRLALLLSVALVLPYVHSCAVLGNVGLLVLFLIVTAWYLLERGRDTAAGCALGLAVLIKLLPGVLVVFLLLKRRWHAAGTAAAVVVILGLGLPVLAVGGSRTVQLHQEFFRGAVQGGSAITTLTADQPQKAMYSNNAVPIVLRRLLTPLDGGKEAAGALRVNVTDLPRPALVSLYLALMALFVGGCVAATMWGVHRWPPEDVDGVRTLRAQFGAWCCLMLLASPLVWTHYLPLAYWPLALLTDHLIRAWRVEHRAPLGTVVALSGWLVAIMLLAWPAARAAGAQTAAVVVLWIAMIGLSRRSAP
- a CDS encoding serine/threonine protein kinase, whose product is MGARRLERVQELFADAIQRLPADRASYLDEACGNDTELRAEVEDLLAHAASVPPHFLAPPPVPPDLESLLATSTLPDTSAGAQDPLVGERLGRYEVIRVIAAGGMATVYEAVQDRPRRAVALKVLKPHMVTPMVLRRFRLEAEILGHLRHSNIAQVYQAEVVTAPKGMSVWAGSSVAYLAMEYIPGAPTITEYAAAKLLDTRRRLALFLPVCEAVHYGHQKGIIHRDLKPANILVGADGQPKVIDFGIARVTNKDIALTTHATDLGQLIGTVQYMSPEQCAGDPRDVDVRTDVYSLGVVLYELLCGVLPYCATGLSAWEAIRRIQQEQPRLPSAAVSGNIALVRQLRGSLDAIVLKALAKDREQRYGSAADLALDIRRHLQGERVDAHPPSPWASTVRWVIRHPIYTTGAACSLILGLTVVLVLVIAENLALRPDRIQFDEFRKDRATLLTAGNRPLRSWGDGTERAVGMAEVLAPSQAGRQRLAVVGLPASTLESEGPGVCCYDLSRSHHELHWRRVVEDNDIPGALLTDPNRVFASETFGVRSGVVADVFTELPEMEIVVAFGHDDTTQGALHVYDLKGERHYQAWINTLVDSVCWLRDAGVLILAGVNGECFIEDRGLAAGAKRSHPPVVLALRLRRGLDTREYISNESDNPQLRPEWSLCVIAPLDTRVRLYVDCPRETAPGGVRLSVYLPSDYPEALTSLTWLIDSSGEIIRGPRADDTYDRNRKHLPEGDPRKLPPIEAWRLIPLPPCRGQSPGGGATAQFR
- a CDS encoding polyprenol monophosphomannose synthase, giving the protein MTLNAARVTVVVPTYNERENLAPLARRVFDVLDPPETELLVVDDNSPDGTAAAAEALAQTYPVRCLVRRAERGLATAVIAGLQAAHGEIVVVMDADLSHPPESIPALVDHLRDPRVEMAIGSRFVAGGRVDLHWPLHRHLNSLVGRLLARPLTPVRDMMSGFFAVRRRDLRLTELRPVGYKIALELIVRHRWRNVVEIPISFTDRAAGQTKLNIAEQLRYLRHLARLYAFVLFRRQARPT
- a CDS encoding superoxide dismutase, with the protein product MAYETPPLPYAYDALAPHIDARTFEFHHDKHHVAYTTNLNKALEKHPAIAAKPIEQVLREIEQVPADIRPAVINNGGGHYHHTFFWNIMGPGKGGQPKGPLADDLKKTFGGFDAFKEQFTKAAMGRFASGWAWLCRTPDGKLHICDTMNQDSPLSQGHTPLLTIDVWEHAYYLQYQNRRADWISAWWNIVNWDAVADLYAAARR
- a CDS encoding sigma-70 family RNA polymerase sigma factor, which translates into the protein MSAGVENPLTRLLAAASVGDQAAQEQLWRAVYDELRRVAHRQMSAEPGGCELQTTVLVHEAYLRLVGDGHMDWNSAGHFFAAAAQAMRRIRVDYARSSRSAKRGGGRRAVGACDELSAGEENLDAAELLTLDESLQRLEQEAPRAAQVVMLRYFAGLNVDAVARILDVSPRTVELDWWFARAWLRRELTSK
- a CDS encoding sulfotransferase domain-containing protein encodes the protein MTVTNPDLVTIVSGLPRSGTSMMMRMLEAAGIPALVDNIRAADEDNPRGYYEFEPVKKTKEDPSWLKQAGGKVVKMVYRLLYDLPPDRTYYVVFMQRHLHEVIKSQDVMLSRRGREGGDLPKEKLIELFKKQLSEFEAWVARQPNFRILYVNYNEMLKDPQPPVKAINEFLGGRLDTTAMCKVVEPGLYRQRAES